The Lichenihabitans psoromatis genomic interval GTATTTTCGGCGCCGCGCCACCCTTATACGCGCGCCCTCATCGACGCCGCACCCGAGATGGACCCCGGGCGCCGCAGCCGCGCCCCGGCGGTGCGGGGTGAATTGCCGAGCCCCGTCAACCTCCCCTCGGGATGCGCCTTCCACACCCGCTGTCCGCATGCGTTCGACCGCTGCATCACCGAGCGTCCGGTGCTGACGACGCGCGGCGACGGCCATCTCGCGGCCTGTCACTTGAGCGCATTCGGCGATCCAGCCGCGAGCCCCGAGCCGGCGCCAACGAGGAGCGACCCATGAGCCTTGCGCCCTATGACAAGCAGATGGGGCAGATCGCCGATCTGCTCTGCGCCGTCAATGTGCTGCATTGGGATGCCCGCACCCTCATGCCAGCCGCAGGCGCGGCAGCGCGCGGCAAACAGATCGCCACGCTGACGGGTCTTGCGCGCGATCTTGCGACCGGGGAGGCGTTCCGGGCCGCCCTCGATGCGGCCTCGGAGGTGACAGCGGCGCTGCCGGCCGACGACCTGTCGCGCCGTGCCATCGATCAGACGCGCCTCGCCGTCGAGACGCTGCGTCGGATTCCGAAGAGCCTGATCGTCGAAGCGGCCGATCTTGCGGCGCGCGCCGAATCGGCCTGGGTCGAGGCGCGACGAACCAACGATTTCGATGGGTTCGCGCCCTATCTCGAACGCACGGTCGCGTTGCAGCGCCAGCGTGCCGAGGCGATCGGCTATGCCGAGCACCCTTATGACGCGCTGGTCGGTCAGTACGAGCCAGGCATGACGTTGGCCCGTCTCGATACGCTCTATGCGACGCTACGGGCTGGATTGCTGCCCCTCATCGAACGGGCCAGGAGCCTGCCGGAGCCACGGCTCGACCTGCTGCGCGGACCCTTCCCGATCCCGGACCAAAAAGCGTTCGCGTCCGCGATGGCGGCGCGCATGGGCTATGATTTCGCCTGTGGTCGGCTCGACGACACGGCCCATCCGTTCGAGATCTCGTTCGATCGGACGGACGTCCGGATCACCGGCCGGTTTCGCGACACTTGGCTGCCGAGCGGTTTCTTCGGCGTGTGGCACGAGGCCGGTCACGGCATGTACGAGCAGGGCCTCGACCCCGCGTTCAGCCGCTCGATCTTCGCGACCGATCTCGTCGGGCTTTACGCGGTCGGCGGCGCCAGCTTCGGGATGCACGAAAGCCAGTCGCGCCTGTGGGAAAACCGGGTCGGCCGGTCGCGGCGCTTCTGGGCGCTGCATTGTGCCGAAGCGCAGGCTGCGTTCCCACGCCAGTTGGCGGGCGCCCATGCCGACACCCTTTGGCGGGCCGTCAATCACGTCGCGCCGGGTCTCATCCGGGTCGAAGCAGACGAATTGACCTACGATCTGCACGTCATGTTCCGGACGGACCTCGAAGCCGCCCTGATGGCGGGCGACCTTGCGGTCCGCGACCTCCCGGGTGCCTGGTCGGACGTCGTTCGGCGCGACCTTGGCCTCGATGTGCCGAACCATCGGAACGGCGTGCTTCAGGACGTGCATTGGGCGGCCGGTCTCATGGGCTCGTTTCCGACCTACACGCTCGGCAATGTCATGAGCTCGCAGCTGTTCGCCGCCGCTGGCCGCGACGCCGGCGTCACGACCGGCCTCGAGTGCGGCGACTATGCCCCGCTTGCGGCGTGGCTCGGCGCCAACGTCCACCGGCACGGCCGCAGCCTCACACCCGACGCGATCCTGCGGCGCGCAACCGGCTCGTCGCTTGACCCCGCCCCCTATCTCGCCGATCTGACCCGCAAGGTCGATCAGTTGGCGGCGTGACCGAAGGAACAGTCTCGATGAATCAGAGCGTATTGGCGATCCACGGTGGCTGCGGCGTCCTGGCCAGGGAAGACCTCAGCGATGCGGAATGGAGGGAGGCACGTCAGCACCTCACCGAGGCGCTGCGGGCCGGCTGGGCTGTGCTGACGCGCGGCGGACGTGCGGTCGATGCGGTCGAGGCCGCGGTCGTCGTGATGGAAGATTCGCCGCATTTCAACGCCGGCCACGGCGCGGCGCTCAACCACGACGGCCTTCATGAACTTGATGCCTCGATCATGGACGGCGCGACCCTTGCGGCCGGCGCGATCGTGGCGGCGCAGCGGATCCGCAACCCGGTCAAGGCGGCGCGCGCCGTGCTGGAGAGCGGCACGCTCGCGATGCTGACCGGCCCATCCGCCGACCTTTATGCGGAAGCCCATGGGGTCGAGCTCGTCGACCAGAGCTACTTCACCACCGAGCGGCGCCGGGACGCGCTCGCCAGCATGATCCGGCGCGGACAGGATGGCACCCTCGCCTCGGCCAGCGAGGCCGAGAAGCACGGCACGGTCGGGGCGGTGGCGCTCGATCGGCACGGCCATCTCGCGGCCGCGACCTCGACCGGCGGCTACACCAACAAACCGGCGGGACGTGTCGGTGACAGCCCGATCATCGGTGCAGGCACCTATGCGCGTGACGGCGTCTGTGCCGTCTCCGGCACCGGCCAGGGCGAGTATTTTATTCGACACGTTCTCGGGCATGAGATCGCCAGTCGGATCGCCTATCTCGGCGAAAGCCTCGCGACCGCGACCGACACGGTGCTGGCCGATCTCGCGCCCTATCGCATCGGTGCCGGCTTGGTCTCGGTCGACGCCACGGGCCATGTCGCGGCGCCGTTCAACACGGGCGGCATGTTTCGCGGCTGGGTCATGGCCAACGGCGATGCCAGCGTCGGCATCCATGCCGAGATCGCGCCGGTCGGCAACTTCGGCTCTTAAAGCCTCAGGGCCGCTCCAGCACAGGCGGCACCATCACGAAAGGCCGTGCGATCTGCTCGGCCTCACCAAGCGCCGTAAACGCTTCCTCGATCATCACCTCGACGTTCTGCCGCAGCATCGAAACGTCGAACGGCAGCGAGGCGGCAAACGGGTCCCAGTCGAAACAACCGACCACGAGTTGTTCGAGCGACCGCGGCGGCAAGGTCGCGGCAAATTGGACGAGACCCTCGAAGACCGCGATCGAGCTGATGAAGAGCCCGACCGGAAGCCGGCCCTGAACCTCGAGATAATGCTGGAGGGCCGCCTTTGCGGCAGCTGGGGGATAACCGCATCGCATCAACATGCTGCCGGAGGGCCGGATACCCTGGGCCCCGAGCGCATCCGTGAAGCCGGCGACGCGATTGTCGGTCGCATATTCGCCGGCGACGCCGCCGAGATAGAGCAGGCTCGTGGGGTCGCCCCCGCGTGCCCGAATCTTGCCGATCAGCAGATCGGTGAGTTGGCGCGCTCCGGCCCGGTTGTCCGACACGACCGAGGGAGCCGCCTCGCCAGGCAGATCGATGTTGACGCATGGCGTGTCGGACGCCCCGCATAACCGGTTCAACGGCTCGGGTTCCGCCACGCCGACGATGAACAGAAATTCGACCTGCTGGGCCAGGAGGGTCTCGGTGACCTTGACCTCGGACGGGCCGTCGCGCTGCGTGCTGACCACGATCGGGCAGAGGGAGCGACGCCGCGCCTCGGCCTCGAAAGTTTCGGCCAGATCGGCGAAAAACCGATTGCGATAATGCGGCAGGATCATACCGGCGAGGCCGGAGCGGGACAGACGGAGCCCGCGCGCCTTCAAGTTGACGTTGTAGCCGAGCGTCCGCGCGCTTTCGAGCACGCGCTGCGCCGTGTCCTCCTTGATCCGATAGCGGGCCCAACTCCCGTTCAGCACGAGGCTGACGGTCGAGGCCGAGGCCTTCGTGGCCGTCGCGATATCGTAGATGGTTGCTTTTCGTCCGCCTGCGGCGCGTGCCATTGGGGTTCTTCTCCCGTTCGAACGGACTTGCCACGTTTCTTGCGCGAACGTCGAGCGATTGCCGTTTGACAGAGATTGCTAAATAGATTTAGCTATTCGTCAAGCGCGATGCGGATGAGCCGCCGCGCCGTCAAGATCGAGCGGCACAGTCGCCACGCACGACCCCGGAGGGGCGGGCGATTATCAGGGAGGATATCATGGTAAATCTGTTCAAGCGTGCTCTGTTGGCCGGCGCGATCGCGATGACGATCGTCGGCCCGGCGAGCGCCTCGCCCGACAAGCCGGTGATCGGCGTCGTGGTCAAGATCGGCGGCATCCCGTGGTTCAACGCCATGGAGGCGGGCATCAAGAAGAAGGGCGCCGAGCTCGGCGTCAAAGCCTTCATGATCGGCCCGACCAGCGCCGACCCCGCGCTTCAGGTCCGCGCTATCGAAGATCTGATCGCCCAGAAGGTCGACGTGATCGGTGTCGTACCGAATGATGCGGAAGTTCTCGAGCCCGTGCTCGAACGCGCCCGCGCCGCCGGCATCAAGGTCATCACGCACGAATCCCCCAAGCAAAAAAATGCCGATTACGACTTCGAATTGGCCTCGTCCAAGGGCTTCGGCGAAGCCTATGGCAAGCGCCTCGTCGATGCTCTCGGCGGCAAGGGTGAATATGCGGTGTTCGTCGGCTCCCTCACGGTGCCGCTGCATAACGCATGGGCCGATGCGGCGATCGCCTACATCAAAGCGAACGCACCCGACATGAAGCTCGTCGGCGACCGCTACGGCGTTGCCGAAAAC includes:
- a CDS encoding LacI family DNA-binding transcriptional regulator; protein product: MARAAGGRKATIYDIATATKASASTVSLVLNGSWARYRIKEDTAQRVLESARTLGYNVNLKARGLRLSRSGLAGMILPHYRNRFFADLAETFEAEARRRSLCPIVVSTQRDGPSEVKVTETLLAQQVEFLFIVGVAEPEPLNRLCGASDTPCVNIDLPGEAAPSVVSDNRAGARQLTDLLIGKIRARGGDPTSLLYLGGVAGEYATDNRVAGFTDALGAQGIRPSGSMLMRCGYPPAAAKAALQHYLEVQGRLPVGLFISSIAVFEGLVQFAATLPPRSLEQLVVGCFDWDPFAASLPFDVSMLRQNVEVMIEEAFTALGEAEQIARPFVMVPPVLERP
- a CDS encoding carboxypeptidase M32 encodes the protein MSLAPYDKQMGQIADLLCAVNVLHWDARTLMPAAGAAARGKQIATLTGLARDLATGEAFRAALDAASEVTAALPADDLSRRAIDQTRLAVETLRRIPKSLIVEAADLAARAESAWVEARRTNDFDGFAPYLERTVALQRQRAEAIGYAEHPYDALVGQYEPGMTLARLDTLYATLRAGLLPLIERARSLPEPRLDLLRGPFPIPDQKAFASAMAARMGYDFACGRLDDTAHPFEISFDRTDVRITGRFRDTWLPSGFFGVWHEAGHGMYEQGLDPAFSRSIFATDLVGLYAVGGASFGMHESQSRLWENRVGRSRRFWALHCAEAQAAFPRQLAGAHADTLWRAVNHVAPGLIRVEADELTYDLHVMFRTDLEAALMAGDLAVRDLPGAWSDVVRRDLGLDVPNHRNGVLQDVHWAAGLMGSFPTYTLGNVMSSQLFAAAGRDAGVTTGLECGDYAPLAAWLGANVHRHGRSLTPDAILRRATGSSLDPAPYLADLTRKVDQLAA
- a CDS encoding isoaspartyl peptidase/L-asparaginase family protein, whose amino-acid sequence is MNQSVLAIHGGCGVLAREDLSDAEWREARQHLTEALRAGWAVLTRGGRAVDAVEAAVVVMEDSPHFNAGHGAALNHDGLHELDASIMDGATLAAGAIVAAQRIRNPVKAARAVLESGTLAMLTGPSADLYAEAHGVELVDQSYFTTERRRDALASMIRRGQDGTLASASEAEKHGTVGAVALDRHGHLAAATSTGGYTNKPAGRVGDSPIIGAGTYARDGVCAVSGTGQGEYFIRHVLGHEIASRIAYLGESLATATDTVLADLAPYRIGAGLVSVDATGHVAAPFNTGGMFRGWVMANGDASVGIHAEIAPVGNFGS
- a CDS encoding substrate-binding domain-containing protein: MVNLFKRALLAGAIAMTIVGPASASPDKPVIGVVVKIGGIPWFNAMEAGIKKKGAELGVKAFMIGPTSADPALQVRAIEDLIAQKVDVIGVVPNDAEVLEPVLERARAAGIKVITHESPKQKNADYDFELASSKGFGEAYGKRLVDALGGKGEYAVFVGSLTVPLHNAWADAAIAYIKANAPDMKLVGDRYGVAENVDQSRSTALDLMRAHPDLKGFLAFGSQGPIGAARAVAEKHMDGKILVMGPFSPGQGKKLVHDGVLTGGFMWNPELAGEVFVTLGTMVVKGEPIKDGTTIPGLGVVHPDGHNLIVDELVDLNKNTVDDLAKMGL